Proteins co-encoded in one Actinomadura luteofluorescens genomic window:
- a CDS encoding serine/threonine-protein kinase, which produces MRAGLRLADRYRLDSLLGRGGMGEVWRGLDERLGRPVAVKILTAPAGADARLISRFRREAEIMARLRHPGIVVVHDAGEDEQLLFLVMELLDGEDLSAVLKRHPQGLPVDRARRLTAGIADALHAAHQQGVVHRDVKPANVMVRPGDRVTVMDFGIARYADQVTELTGSAILGTPAYMAPEQFEKAHEPTRQTDLYALGGLLFALLTGRTPFDGDSLRALIREIVLSDPPRPREVRPDVPGDLDELAHALLAKDPRDRPPDARAVAERLRAVPAPPSVPGQAAPPGQASVPEQVLPPPSPPPPGLRTKPIVEAPTASASATVAGNRDSPISRWVGLLAAAGILAVITGGGFLLRNPMGLWVDDGKFSTVPACGRLPTPSIPDAKVSLTKSPQGTKDSAECTWSVLPKDFADRGSISLKFKRYGKKKWESGADNAHAAFISASRWGATLSGIGDEGNYISPPSSFDEPQVMFRVDNLTADISIVDHEQQNVTEKNETAYAEQLAAALLNEPAR; this is translated from the coding sequence GTGCGTGCCGGGCTGAGACTGGCGGACAGGTACCGGCTCGACTCCCTGCTGGGGCGCGGCGGGATGGGCGAGGTGTGGCGCGGCCTGGACGAGCGGCTCGGCCGCCCGGTCGCGGTCAAGATCCTCACGGCGCCGGCGGGGGCGGACGCCCGGCTGATCAGCCGGTTCCGCCGGGAGGCGGAGATCATGGCCCGGCTCCGCCATCCGGGCATCGTCGTCGTCCATGACGCCGGCGAGGACGAGCAGCTGCTGTTCCTGGTGATGGAGCTCCTCGACGGCGAGGATCTGTCCGCGGTGCTGAAGCGCCACCCGCAGGGGCTGCCGGTCGACCGGGCGAGGCGGCTGACGGCGGGGATCGCCGACGCGCTGCACGCGGCTCACCAGCAGGGGGTGGTGCACCGCGACGTCAAGCCCGCCAACGTGATGGTCCGCCCCGGTGACCGGGTGACCGTCATGGACTTCGGAATCGCCCGATACGCCGACCAGGTCACGGAGCTGACCGGCAGCGCGATCCTCGGGACGCCCGCGTACATGGCGCCCGAGCAGTTCGAGAAGGCGCACGAGCCGACGCGGCAGACGGATCTGTACGCGCTGGGCGGGTTGCTGTTCGCGCTGCTCACCGGCCGGACGCCGTTCGACGGGGACAGCCTGCGCGCACTGATCCGTGAGATCGTTCTCAGCGATCCGCCGCGGCCGCGTGAGGTGCGTCCGGACGTTCCGGGAGATCTCGACGAACTCGCGCACGCACTGCTGGCCAAGGATCCGCGGGACCGGCCGCCGGACGCCCGCGCCGTCGCCGAGCGGCTCCGTGCCGTTCCCGCACCCCCGTCAGTGCCGGGGCAGGCCGCGCCTCCGGGGCAGGCGTCGGTCCCGGAGCAGGTGCTGCCCCCGCCTTCGCCTCCGCCCCCCGGCCTGAGGACGAAGCCGATCGTGGAGGCTCCCACAGCGTCGGCGTCCGCGACGGTTGCCGGGAATCGGGATTCGCCGATCTCCCGGTGGGTCGGGCTCCTTGCGGCGGCCGGGATTCTCGCCGTGATCACGGGTGGCGGGTTCCTGCTGCGGAACCCCATGGGGCTCTGGGTGGACGACGGGAAGTTCTCCACCGTCCCCGCGTGCGGCCGTCTCCCGACGCCGAGCATCCCCGACGCGAAGGTCTCGCTGACGAAGAGTCCGCAGGGCACCAAGGATTCGGCGGAGTGCACGTGGTCGGTCTTGCCCAAGGACTTCGCCGACAGGGGGAGCATTTCCCTCAAGTTCAAGCGGTACGGCAAGAAGAAATGGGAGTCGGGAGCCGACAACGCGCACGCGGCGTTCATCAGCGCGAGTCGGTGGGGCGCAACCCTCTCGGGGATAGGGGACGAGGGGAACTACATATCTCCACCGTCCAGCTTCGATGAGCCGCAGGTGATGTTCCGCGTTGACAATCTCACGGCCGATATCAGCATCGTCGACCACGAACAGCAGAACGTCACTGAGAAGAACGAAACCGCCTATGCTGAACAGCTCGCAGCGGCGCTTCTCAACGAACCCGCGCGCTGA
- the tadA gene encoding tRNA adenosine(34) deaminase TadA, with protein sequence MLRALDEAREAAADGEIPVGAVVLDASGEIIGAGRNERERTTDPTGHAEIVAMRRAAAVLGGWRLTGCTLVVTLEPCTMCAGACVQARLDRVVYGAVDPKAGAVGSLWDVVRDRRLNHRPEVIAEVMADECAAPLIEFFAHRRVG encoded by the coding sequence ATGCTCAGGGCCCTCGACGAGGCCCGCGAGGCGGCCGCGGACGGCGAGATCCCGGTCGGCGCCGTCGTCCTGGACGCGTCCGGCGAGATCATCGGAGCGGGCCGCAACGAGCGCGAGCGGACCACCGACCCGACCGGACACGCGGAGATCGTCGCGATGCGGCGGGCGGCGGCGGTCCTCGGCGGGTGGCGGCTGACCGGCTGCACGCTCGTCGTGACGCTGGAGCCCTGCACGATGTGCGCGGGGGCGTGCGTCCAGGCCCGGCTGGACCGCGTGGTCTACGGCGCGGTCGACCCGAAGGCGGGCGCGGTCGGGTCGCTGTGGGACGTCGTCCGCGACCGGCGCCTCAACCACCGCCCCGAGGTGATCGCCGAAGTGATGGCCGACGAGTGCGCCGCCCCGCTTATCGAGTTCTTCGCGCACCGCAGAGTCGGGTAG
- a CDS encoding tRNA adenosine deaminase-associated protein: MSYFAAVFAQTPQGWVGTEAVLDEAESVDDVTDLMREAAVESYGDPVVLLVEQDDDWFAVVRLDRDDEPRPYISAVREDGLGSLFQQLVGEVPEGDAAGDAALLEDLGVGARRLGELGERALPGDALLAVAEQAGFGEEFDRLRD; encoded by the coding sequence GTGTCCTACTTCGCCGCCGTGTTCGCGCAGACCCCCCAGGGCTGGGTCGGGACCGAGGCCGTGCTCGACGAGGCGGAGAGCGTCGACGACGTCACCGACCTGATGCGGGAGGCCGCCGTCGAGTCCTACGGCGACCCCGTCGTGCTGCTGGTCGAGCAGGACGACGACTGGTTCGCGGTCGTCCGGCTCGACCGCGACGACGAGCCGCGCCCCTACATCTCCGCCGTCCGCGAGGACGGGCTCGGCTCGCTGTTCCAGCAGCTCGTCGGCGAGGTGCCCGAAGGCGACGCCGCGGGCGACGCGGCCCTGCTGGAAGACCTCGGGGTCGGCGCCAGGCGGCTCGGCGAGCTCGGCGAGCGCGCCCTGCCCGGCGACGCGCTCCTCGCCGTCGCCGAGCAGGCCGGATTCGGCGAGGAGTTCGACCGCCTCCGTGACTGA
- a CDS encoding alkaline phosphatase family protein → MGADELTRRGFLAGTAGTAAIIAAGAAGGSSAQAHAAETAAARRAPVAELPDPEESGIDHIVVVMMENRSFDHYMGWLPGADGRQAGLTFTDADGNAHDTHHLKVPWGCGFNDPDHSYQGGRTEYNGGKCDGWLRAGDNDVFSIGYYEGPDLGFHGRAALDWTVCDRYFPAIMSSTFPNRIFQHAGQTDRTSNSLTISETTTIWDRLKARGISCRYYFSDVPFTALWGLRHLDISRSITEFRADARAGRLPAVSFVEPGFLGELFLPGMSEDEHPLADIRFGQAFLNEVYTALVTSPNWPGTLFVINYDEWGGFFDHVPPPEGPDPRPDLGTGLRGFRVPCLLISPRARRGAVAHEVYDHTSVLKAIEWRWGLEPLTVRDAAARNIAEVLNFDDPPDPHAPRYDAKRPISLGCLDPQHSHTGDDWAGLSDYARRNGFPR, encoded by the coding sequence ATGGGTGCGGACGAACTGACCAGGCGCGGGTTTCTGGCGGGGACGGCGGGCACCGCGGCGATCATCGCGGCGGGCGCCGCCGGCGGGTCGTCCGCCCAGGCCCACGCGGCGGAGACGGCCGCCGCCAGGCGCGCCCCGGTCGCCGAGCTGCCCGATCCGGAGGAGTCCGGCATCGACCACATCGTCGTGGTGATGATGGAGAACCGGTCCTTCGACCACTACATGGGATGGCTGCCCGGTGCCGACGGCCGCCAGGCCGGGCTCACCTTCACCGACGCCGACGGCAACGCGCACGACACCCATCACCTGAAGGTGCCGTGGGGGTGCGGCTTCAACGACCCCGACCACTCCTACCAAGGCGGGCGGACGGAGTACAACGGCGGCAAGTGCGACGGATGGCTGCGCGCCGGCGACAACGACGTGTTCTCCATCGGCTACTACGAGGGCCCCGACCTCGGCTTCCACGGCCGCGCCGCCCTCGACTGGACGGTCTGCGACCGCTACTTCCCGGCGATCATGTCGTCCACGTTCCCCAACCGGATCTTCCAGCACGCCGGGCAGACCGACCGGACCTCCAACTCGCTGACGATCTCCGAGACCACCACGATCTGGGACCGGCTCAAGGCCAGGGGCATCTCCTGCCGGTACTACTTCAGCGACGTGCCCTTCACCGCGCTGTGGGGGCTGCGGCACCTCGACATCAGCCGGAGCATCACCGAGTTCCGCGCCGACGCCCGCGCCGGCCGGCTGCCCGCGGTCAGCTTCGTCGAGCCCGGCTTCCTCGGCGAGCTGTTCCTGCCCGGCATGTCCGAGGACGAGCATCCGCTCGCCGACATCCGCTTCGGCCAGGCGTTCCTGAACGAGGTCTACACCGCGCTCGTCACCTCGCCGAACTGGCCCGGCACCCTGTTCGTCATCAACTACGACGAGTGGGGCGGGTTCTTCGACCACGTCCCGCCGCCGGAGGGCCCCGACCCGCGGCCCGACCTCGGCACCGGGCTGCGCGGCTTCCGCGTCCCCTGCCTGCTGATCTCCCCGCGGGCGCGGCGCGGCGCCGTCGCCCACGAGGTGTACGACCACACGTCCGTCCTGAAGGCGATCGAGTGGCGCTGGGGCCTGGAGCCGCTGACCGTGCGGGACGCCGCGGCCCGCAACATCGCCGAGGTCCTGAACTTCGACGACCCGCCCGACCCGCACGCGCCCCGCTACGACGCGAAGCGCCCGATCAGCCTCGGCTGCCTCGACCCGCAGCACAGCCACACCGGCGACGACTGGGCGGGCCTGAGCGACTACGCCCGGCGCAACGGCTTCCCCCGCTGA
- a CDS encoding tRNA adenosine deaminase-associated protein, producing MTDVDATDFAVVVYREDERWEAEILPVALTEDLAGLIHALRQQPSLGGTVGLVSVGDDFFVAIRLLGDEVMVFLSDVTASVDWPLAGQVLDYLDIPIPDEEELDQVLPVGDMSIFADLGLDEMELGAISGDLELYPDEMLLSIAGRIGFAPAFERALDTVP from the coding sequence ATGACGGATGTGGACGCGACGGACTTCGCCGTTGTGGTGTATCGGGAAGACGAACGCTGGGAGGCCGAGATCCTTCCGGTGGCGTTGACCGAGGACCTCGCGGGGCTGATCCATGCCCTGCGCCAGCAGCCGAGCCTCGGCGGCACGGTCGGGCTGGTCTCGGTCGGCGACGACTTCTTCGTCGCGATCCGCCTGCTCGGCGACGAGGTCATGGTGTTCCTGTCGGACGTCACCGCCTCGGTCGACTGGCCGCTCGCCGGCCAGGTGCTGGACTACCTGGACATCCCGATCCCGGACGAGGAGGAGCTCGACCAGGTCCTCCCGGTCGGCGACATGTCGATCTTCGCCGACCTCGGGCTGGACGAGATGGAGCTCGGCGCGATCTCCGGCGACCTGGAGCTCTACCCGGACGAGATGCTCCTCAGCATCGCGGGCCGCATCGGTTTCGCCCCCGCCTTCGAGCGCGCCCTCGACACCGTCCCCTGA
- the upp gene encoding uracil phosphoribosyltransferase — protein MQTLAVDHPLVAHKLTTLRDVRTDSPTFRRLADELVTLLAYEATRDVRVAEATVQTPLVPARGVQLASPKPLVVPILRAGLGMLDGMTRLLPTAEVGFLGMIRDEGTLQAQTYATRLPDDLSGRQCYVLDPMLATGGTLAAAIRLLVERGADDVTALCLLAAPEGLKYLEQAFSDISAPIKVVTAAIDSHLNEQGFIMPGLGDAGDRLYGVV, from the coding sequence ATGCAGACCCTCGCCGTCGATCACCCCCTCGTCGCGCACAAGCTGACCACGCTGCGGGACGTCCGCACCGACTCCCCCACGTTCCGTCGCCTGGCCGACGAGCTGGTCACCCTGCTCGCCTACGAGGCGACGCGTGACGTCAGGGTCGCCGAGGCCACGGTGCAGACGCCCCTCGTCCCGGCGCGGGGCGTCCAGCTCGCGAGCCCGAAGCCGCTCGTCGTGCCGATCCTGCGCGCGGGCCTCGGGATGCTGGACGGGATGACGCGGCTGCTGCCCACCGCCGAGGTCGGCTTTCTCGGGATGATCCGGGACGAGGGCACCCTGCAGGCCCAGACCTACGCGACCCGGCTGCCGGACGACCTTTCCGGGCGGCAGTGCTACGTCCTCGACCCGATGCTGGCGACCGGCGGGACGCTCGCCGCCGCCATCCGGCTGCTGGTCGAGCGCGGCGCCGACGACGTCACGGCGCTCTGCCTCCTCGCCGCGCCCGAGGGGCTGAAGTACCTGGAGCAGGCGTTCTCCGACATCTCGGCTCCCATCAAGGTGGTCACGGCCGCGATCGACTCCCACCTCAACGAGCAGGGCTTCATCATGCCCGGCCTCGGCGACGCGGGCGACCGGCTCTACGGCGTCGTCTAA
- a CDS encoding helix-turn-helix domain-containing protein: MPGPGNVGERVRNLRLTRRLSQAQLAGHDLSDSYISLIESGKRTPTPTVLRMLAERLGCTPEYLAEGVEPEQRAHLEVRERHAHLALLRGDPATAEAGFDEVIARSDDPDLTARARLGRARALEELGRTDRAIALFEELREQAERDPGRASWLPPVIALARAYHTVGDLGQAIALGERALERLEWLGLHAGHEYTEAGRILLLAYVDRSDPVRAHELGRRLLHPEGAEDAEPLSVHYQRASLRALEEGAVGDSLYFADQALAARTDTTPMQAHARLALAGAKALLRGVEPFSAAAQPDTRPSGEYGFERPRQEGTREAAQEALTLLQDATGLDDAESTECTIAKARALVLVGDLDEAIAALEQFLDTGMALSAPTSGHSMAPQPADELGVRTQKTVLARLVLARARVAQGNTSAARVVLRAASEQLATLSEGRPAAHLYRELGELYELIESPDDAATAYRQALEAAGLSVFNRVALSARH, from the coding sequence ATGCCGGGTCCAGGCAACGTCGGCGAACGTGTCCGCAACCTGCGGCTGACCAGACGCTTGTCGCAGGCACAGCTCGCCGGTCACGACCTTTCCGACAGCTACATCTCTTTGATCGAGTCGGGCAAGCGCACACCGACGCCGACCGTCCTGCGCATGCTGGCCGAGCGTCTCGGCTGCACTCCCGAGTACCTCGCCGAGGGCGTCGAGCCGGAGCAGCGCGCCCATCTCGAGGTGCGGGAACGCCATGCCCATCTGGCGCTGCTGCGCGGCGACCCCGCCACGGCCGAGGCCGGCTTCGACGAGGTGATCGCCCGCAGCGACGACCCCGACCTCACGGCCCGCGCCCGTCTGGGCCGCGCCCGCGCCCTCGAGGAGCTGGGCCGCACCGACCGCGCGATCGCGCTGTTCGAGGAGCTGCGCGAGCAGGCCGAGCGCGACCCGGGCCGGGCGAGCTGGCTGCCCCCGGTGATCGCGCTGGCCCGGGCGTACCACACGGTCGGCGACCTGGGGCAGGCCATCGCGCTGGGCGAGCGCGCCCTCGAACGGCTGGAGTGGCTCGGCCTCCACGCCGGCCACGAGTACACCGAGGCCGGGCGCATCCTGCTGCTCGCCTACGTGGATCGCTCCGATCCCGTCCGGGCCCACGAACTCGGGCGCCGCCTCCTGCACCCCGAGGGGGCCGAGGACGCCGAGCCGCTGAGCGTCCACTACCAGCGCGCGAGCCTCCGCGCGCTGGAAGAGGGCGCTGTCGGCGACTCCCTGTACTTCGCTGACCAGGCCCTTGCAGCGCGCACGGACACGACGCCCATGCAGGCCCACGCACGCCTCGCCCTCGCCGGAGCAAAGGCGCTGCTCAGGGGCGTCGAGCCGTTCTCCGCAGCCGCGCAGCCCGACACGCGGCCGTCCGGTGAGTACGGGTTCGAGCGCCCGCGCCAGGAAGGGACGCGTGAGGCGGCCCAGGAGGCGCTCACTCTCCTCCAGGACGCGACCGGCCTGGACGACGCCGAGTCCACCGAATGCACCATCGCCAAGGCCCGCGCACTCGTCCTCGTCGGCGATCTGGACGAGGCGATCGCCGCGCTCGAACAGTTCCTCGACACCGGCATGGCGCTCTCCGCCCCCACGAGCGGACACTCCATGGCGCCGCAGCCCGCCGACGAGCTGGGCGTCCGCACCCAGAAGACCGTTCTGGCCCGCTTGGTCCTGGCGCGCGCACGGGTGGCCCAGGGCAACACCTCGGCCGCCCGAGTCGTGCTCCGCGCCGCCTCGGAACAGCTGGCGACCCTTTCCGAGGGACGTCCCGCAGCGCACCTCTACAGGGAACTCGGCGAACTC